The proteins below are encoded in one region of Nitrospira lenta:
- a CDS encoding proteasome subunit alpha yields MGMQGDFFQLLKEQGYQFGQPSAVGSGVDLPSATTILAFKYRDGVLVAGDRRATAGNMVMYDRTDKVLEIDRHSVMAIAGVPATAYEMVRILEHSFKYYRRTQLQELSFEGKLRAVSKLLKENVAAALAGTGAVVPVFAGYDFEQGAAKIFFYDILGAEFEGVEYAVSGSGSPTIRGILHYVNTWGERPLAVMTEEEATIQALRLLTSAAEFDSATGGVNREASLYPVIKFITQDGLKTVPDSTLKQLFETKVSRHV; encoded by the coding sequence ATGGGAATGCAGGGAGATTTTTTTCAGCTGTTGAAGGAGCAGGGCTATCAATTCGGTCAGCCGTCGGCTGTCGGATCGGGAGTCGATCTGCCGAGCGCGACGACGATTCTCGCGTTCAAGTATCGTGACGGCGTCCTCGTGGCCGGCGATCGCCGGGCGACGGCCGGCAATATGGTGATGTACGACCGGACGGACAAGGTCCTCGAAATCGATCGCCATAGCGTGATGGCCATTGCGGGGGTGCCGGCGACGGCCTATGAAATGGTGCGGATTCTTGAGCACTCGTTCAAATATTACCGGCGGACTCAGCTTCAGGAGTTGAGCTTCGAAGGGAAGTTGCGCGCGGTGTCGAAACTCTTGAAAGAGAATGTGGCCGCGGCCTTGGCGGGAACCGGCGCGGTAGTGCCGGTATTTGCCGGCTATGACTTCGAGCAGGGCGCGGCTAAGATATTCTTCTACGACATTCTCGGGGCCGAGTTTGAAGGAGTCGAATATGCAGTGTCAGGCTCCGGGTCGCCGACGATCCGCGGCATTCTGCATTATGTGAATACTTGGGGTGAGCGTCCCCTGGCCGTGATGACGGAGGAGGAGGCGACGATTCAAGCGTTGCGGCTTCTAACCAGTGCCGCCGAGTTCGATTCGGCCACCGGCGGCGTCAACCGCGAAGCGAGTCTCTATCCGGTCATCAAGTTCATTA
- a CDS encoding ubiquitin-like protein UBact: MIYQMMPERREGPVDPMPKAPSPSEEGGGPRRPDTGSPDKDSLMKRMKKVDPKQAERYRQRTGE; encoded by the coding sequence ATGATCTACCAGATGATGCCTGAGCGACGCGAGGGACCGGTTGATCCGATGCCGAAGGCGCCGAGCCCGTCGGAAGAGGGTGGCGGGCCACGGCGCCCTGATACTGGGTCGCCCGACAAGGATAGTTTGATGAAGCGGATGAAGAAGGTCGATCCGAAGCAGGCCGAACGGTACCGGCAGCGGACGGGGGAGTAA
- a CDS encoding proteasome accessory factor PafA2 family protein, with the protein MMRLFGIETEYGITREDLDEVDPVVESMELVRAHLTASFERRWDYGGEDPHDDARGFRVSGLQQDKEEDDFAKIDAHRPFSFHEMKSDLVLPNGARFYNDHTHPEYSSPECRTLRDLLAHDRAGERVVQRAAERRNRTLGGPHVQLYKNNTDLHGHSYGCHDNYLVSRSIPFPQLVAGLLPFLVSRQVIAGAGKVGIEAQESGFVPGQYQLSQRADFMETDLSVDTMHNRPILNTRDEPHADREKYRRLHLIIGDANMCEYATALKVGTTQLVLDLIDRGGVPAIELADPVSAVKQISRDPDLKATVRQKQGPALSGVEIQEQYYTAARRMLAGADAETDWVLREWGETLRLLTQDRSQLVGKLDWVTKLWLLETFVQEERIGWDDPWLASLDLEYHNVNADRGLYLGLEAEGKAWRMTTEADIEQALSAGPHDTRGGLRGLCVRRFPDQIASMQWERIQFSGRLKRKTLEMGDLFNPTEVRACAEIFERAASPADAVAAWEIRKESQS; encoded by the coding sequence ATGATGCGTCTCTTTGGGATTGAAACAGAATACGGGATCACGCGTGAAGATCTCGATGAGGTCGATCCGGTCGTTGAGTCGATGGAGCTGGTGCGGGCGCATTTGACGGCCTCGTTCGAACGGCGCTGGGACTACGGCGGCGAAGATCCGCACGATGACGCCCGGGGGTTCCGGGTGTCCGGACTCCAGCAGGATAAGGAAGAGGATGATTTCGCCAAGATCGATGCGCACCGGCCCTTTTCATTTCACGAGATGAAAAGCGATCTGGTGTTGCCGAACGGCGCTCGCTTCTACAACGACCATACGCACCCGGAATACTCCAGTCCCGAATGCCGAACGTTGCGCGATCTGCTTGCGCATGACCGGGCCGGGGAGCGGGTCGTGCAGCGCGCGGCCGAGCGGAGGAATCGTACCCTCGGTGGCCCGCACGTACAGCTCTATAAGAACAATACGGATCTCCACGGCCATAGCTATGGCTGCCACGACAACTATCTCGTCTCACGCTCGATTCCATTCCCGCAACTGGTCGCAGGGCTCCTGCCCTTTCTCGTCAGCCGCCAGGTGATTGCCGGGGCGGGAAAAGTCGGCATCGAGGCCCAGGAGAGCGGATTCGTTCCGGGACAGTATCAGCTCTCTCAGCGGGCGGATTTCATGGAGACGGATCTGAGCGTCGATACGATGCATAACCGGCCCATTCTCAATACGAGGGATGAGCCGCATGCCGATCGAGAGAAGTATCGGCGGCTGCATTTGATTATCGGCGATGCGAACATGTGTGAGTATGCGACGGCGTTGAAGGTGGGCACGACACAGCTGGTCCTCGATCTGATCGATCGGGGGGGCGTTCCTGCGATTGAATTGGCCGATCCGGTGTCGGCGGTGAAGCAGATTTCGCGGGATCCCGACCTCAAGGCGACCGTGCGGCAGAAGCAGGGACCGGCTCTTTCCGGGGTGGAGATTCAGGAACAGTATTATACGGCGGCCAGACGCATGCTGGCCGGCGCCGATGCTGAAACAGACTGGGTGTTGCGCGAATGGGGTGAGACGCTGCGTCTGCTTACGCAGGATCGCAGCCAATTGGTCGGCAAGCTCGATTGGGTGACGAAGCTGTGGCTGCTGGAGACCTTCGTACAGGAAGAACGCATCGGCTGGGATGATCCATGGCTGGCGAGCCTGGATCTGGAATATCACAATGTGAACGCCGACCGCGGGCTGTATCTCGGTCTGGAGGCCGAAGGCAAGGCCTGGCGCATGACCACGGAAGCCGACATCGAGCAGGCGTTGTCTGCCGGTCCGCACGATACTCGTGGCGGGTTGCGCGGGCTCTGTGTGCGGCGGTTTCCCGATCAGATCGCATCGATGCAGTGGGAGCGTATTCAGTTCTCGGGCAGGTTGAAGAGGAAGACCCTGGAGATGGGCGACCTGTTTAATCCAACCGAGGTGAGGGCCTGTGCCGAGATTTTTGAACGGGCGGCTTCTCCGGCCGATGCCGTAGCCGCCTGGGAGATAAGAAAGGAATCACAGTCATGA
- a CDS encoding AAA family ATPase gives MSDHRADDKGPGGPADTGAGKRASSTTTDPLELIEQCLASFPENDPRQQILYKLRHSVMLSAASQQQRDAEFKKISEVVAKLTAPANRIGTLLDLPGEGLARIVVGGAEYYANVDPRVAAADLKIGAQILVNEAYAVIKTLGYDLNGPVLKLTEALPDGRLRFEQEMGRQSMILQRSSDLVGVELKAGDELRIDPGHRIAIEKLEDRKAKTHVLDEVPTVTWEQIGGQQEAISAIRKAIEYPLLHAETFEQFKFTQPKGFLLYGPPGCGKTLIGQAAAASLSKLVSESMAAGGKTETLPAITGGAFLHIKGPEILNMWLGESERMVRDLFAKARARRREGALPFIFIDEAESILGTRRASRSFNISSTLVPMFCSEMDGIESLRDVVIILASNRPDLIDPAVLRPGRIDRKIKVSRPNRESAAEILKVYLTNELPLDQALIAERGGDKTKAFASLVDGVIDQIYKRTDENRLLSIRLRSGQNKVLYRGDLVSGAILSSIVQRAKETAIDRMIQSGQSVGLIAQDLSDAVLAEFREGEMLPPDDAAEEWLKLLDHHPEQVVGVSSFRRGRQTEERLINQII, from the coding sequence ATGAGCGACCATCGCGCAGACGACAAGGGGCCGGGTGGCCCAGCAGATACAGGAGCGGGGAAACGAGCGTCATCGACGACGACAGACCCGCTCGAATTGATCGAGCAATGCCTGGCTTCTTTTCCTGAGAACGATCCCCGCCAGCAGATTCTCTACAAGCTCCGGCACTCCGTCATGTTGAGCGCCGCGAGTCAGCAGCAACGGGACGCGGAATTTAAAAAGATCAGCGAGGTGGTGGCAAAGCTGACGGCGCCGGCCAACCGGATCGGCACGTTGCTCGATCTGCCGGGTGAAGGCCTGGCCAGGATCGTCGTCGGCGGGGCCGAGTATTATGCGAACGTGGATCCGCGTGTGGCTGCCGCTGATCTCAAGATCGGCGCGCAGATTCTGGTGAATGAAGCCTATGCGGTCATCAAGACGCTGGGGTATGACCTGAACGGGCCGGTGCTCAAGCTGACGGAAGCGCTGCCGGACGGGCGGCTGCGTTTCGAGCAGGAGATGGGCCGTCAGTCTATGATCCTCCAACGGTCGAGCGACCTTGTGGGGGTGGAGCTGAAGGCGGGCGATGAATTACGGATCGATCCGGGGCATCGGATCGCGATCGAGAAGCTGGAAGACCGGAAGGCCAAGACCCACGTCCTCGATGAGGTGCCCACTGTCACTTGGGAGCAGATCGGCGGCCAACAGGAAGCGATCAGCGCGATCCGCAAGGCGATCGAATATCCGCTGCTGCACGCGGAGACGTTTGAGCAGTTCAAGTTCACACAGCCCAAGGGCTTTCTGCTCTACGGCCCGCCGGGCTGCGGGAAAACGTTGATCGGTCAGGCGGCGGCCGCCAGCCTCTCGAAGCTCGTGAGTGAGTCGATGGCGGCCGGTGGAAAAACCGAGACCCTGCCTGCCATCACCGGCGGGGCATTCCTCCATATTAAAGGGCCTGAGATTCTGAATATGTGGCTTGGGGAGTCGGAGCGGATGGTCCGCGATCTCTTTGCCAAGGCCAGGGCCCGCCGTCGCGAGGGGGCGCTCCCGTTTATTTTCATCGACGAAGCCGAGTCGATTCTGGGGACCAGACGGGCGTCGCGCTCGTTCAATATTTCCAGCACGCTCGTGCCGATGTTCTGTTCCGAGATGGATGGCATTGAATCTCTGCGGGATGTCGTGATCATCCTCGCGTCGAATCGGCCGGACCTGATCGACCCTGCGGTATTGCGGCCTGGGCGCATTGACCGCAAGATCAAAGTCAGCCGGCCGAATCGCGAGTCGGCTGCTGAGATTTTGAAAGTGTATCTGACGAACGAGTTGCCGCTGGATCAAGCGCTCATCGCCGAACGAGGCGGAGACAAGACGAAAGCCTTTGCCTCGCTGGTGGATGGGGTCATCGACCAGATTTACAAACGGACGGATGAGAATCGACTGCTCTCCATCCGCCTCCGCAGCGGCCAGAATAAGGTGCTCTATCGGGGCGATCTCGTGAGCGGGGCGATCCTCTCGTCCATCGTGCAGCGCGCGAAGGAAACGGCAATTGATCGCATGATCCAATCCGGCCAGTCGGTCGGGCTCATCGCACAGGACCTCTCCGATGCCGTCTTGGCAGAGTTCCGTGAAGGCGAGATGCTGCCACCGGACGATGCGGCGGAAGAATGGTTGAAGTTGCTGGACCATCATCCTGAACAGGTTGTCGGGGTATCGTCTTTCCGGCGCGGCAGGCAGACGGAAGAGCGATTGATCAATCAGATTATCTAA
- a CDS encoding S1C family serine protease, whose translation MRSLAGMTAGASVLALSLWAMAADWGQPLGGTYDGTEGKPRPVTPAPAELSPDERATIAVFERATKSVVFIANTAIQRDIWSFDTMEVPQGSGSGFVWSKQGYLVTNFHVIYGADTIKVTLADRSEHQAKIVGADPDHDLAVLQIKASENLLEPLAIGASHDLRVGQKVLAIGNPFGLDHTLTTGVVSALGRTIKSMSNRTIEGVVQTDAAINPGNSGGPLLDNSGRLIGVNTQIVSPSGAYAGIGFAVPVDTVNRIVPELIKHGKLIRPGLGVSLVPDSIVKRWGIKGLVIGKVSRGGSADRAGLRGARQTQAGRIELGDIIVAIDGKPVETIDHMMDLMEARKVGDQVTLDIIRANKRQQVAVSLQAVN comes from the coding sequence ATGCGAAGTCTTGCTGGTATGACGGCGGGAGCCAGCGTTCTCGCCTTGAGCCTGTGGGCTATGGCGGCGGACTGGGGTCAACCGCTCGGCGGGACCTACGACGGCACGGAGGGCAAGCCTCGGCCGGTCACTCCCGCACCGGCCGAATTGAGCCCGGATGAACGCGCGACCATCGCGGTGTTCGAGCGGGCCACGAAGTCGGTGGTCTTCATCGCCAATACGGCGATTCAACGCGACATTTGGTCCTTCGATACGATGGAGGTCCCGCAGGGATCCGGCTCCGGATTTGTCTGGAGTAAGCAAGGGTATCTCGTCACGAATTTCCACGTCATCTATGGGGCCGATACCATTAAGGTCACGCTGGCCGACCGGAGTGAGCACCAGGCCAAGATCGTCGGGGCCGATCCGGATCACGATCTGGCGGTGTTACAGATCAAGGCTTCTGAGAATCTCCTGGAGCCGCTGGCGATCGGGGCGTCGCACGATTTGCGGGTCGGGCAGAAAGTTCTAGCCATCGGCAATCCGTTCGGGCTGGACCATACCTTGACCACGGGGGTTGTGAGTGCCTTAGGGCGGACGATCAAGTCGATGTCGAACCGGACGATTGAGGGCGTGGTGCAAACCGACGCGGCGATCAATCCCGGCAATTCCGGCGGCCCGCTGCTCGACAACAGCGGACGATTGATCGGCGTGAACACGCAAATCGTCAGCCCCAGCGGCGCCTATGCCGGTATCGGCTTCGCGGTGCCGGTGGACACGGTGAATCGGATCGTGCCGGAGCTGATCAAGCACGGCAAGCTCATCAGGCCAGGGTTAGGCGTGTCGCTGGTGCCCGATTCCATCGTCAAACGATGGGGGATCAAAGGGCTGGTGATTGGGAAGGTGTCACGTGGCGGGAGTGCCGATCGCGCCGGGCTCCGGGGCGCCCGCCAGACGCAAGCTGGTCGCATCGAACTCGGTGACATTATCGTGGCCATCGACGGAAAGCCGGTTGAAACCATCGACCATATGATGGATCTCATGGAGGCGCGCAAGGTCGGCGATCAGGTGACGCTCGATATCATTCGCGCAAATAAGCGGCAGCAGGTGGCGGTGTCACTCCAGGCGGTCAATTGA
- a CDS encoding secondary thiamine-phosphate synthase enzyme YjbQ, producing the protein MAVKTVTARVDMQGDTHIENLTKSVQTAVADSGLSAGIVTVFVKHTTASIMIIEDEPGIRADTKAFWDRAVPADPAWQHNTRNAGEDNGHSHIRGQLQGPSVTIPFSGGTLLLGTWQQLVVVDFDTRSRTRELIFQIIGE; encoded by the coding sequence ATGGCTGTGAAGACTGTGACCGCTCGCGTGGATATGCAGGGCGATACGCATATCGAGAATTTGACGAAGTCAGTCCAGACTGCCGTCGCCGATTCCGGTCTGAGCGCCGGGATCGTCACGGTCTTTGTGAAGCACACGACGGCGTCGATCATGATCATCGAAGACGAGCCGGGCATTCGAGCCGATACGAAAGCGTTCTGGGATCGGGCGGTACCGGCCGATCCGGCCTGGCAGCACAATACGAGAAATGCCGGGGAAGACAACGGGCACAGCCATATCCGGGGGCAGTTGCAAGGGCCATCTGTCACGATTCCGTTTTCCGGCGGGACGCTGCTGCTCGGTACCTGGCAGCAACTCGTCGTGGTCGACTTCGATACGCGATCCCGCACGCGCGAGCTGATTTTTCAAATCATCGGTGAGTGA
- a CDS encoding HIT family protein, giving the protein MTDPTCKACQGIWPQADHFITDLGLSQAYLHEDQFFKGWTVVVFRRHATELFQLAPTERMQLMEEVTLVAKTLAQVFDARKINYELLGNQLPHIHWHLIPRLATDPAPLEPVWRVQHEPIQPPAHELQASIERIKDAMAKLR; this is encoded by the coding sequence ATGACCGATCCAACATGCAAAGCTTGCCAAGGGATCTGGCCACAGGCCGACCATTTCATCACCGATCTGGGGCTGTCTCAGGCCTACTTGCATGAAGATCAATTCTTCAAGGGCTGGACCGTCGTCGTCTTCCGGCGCCATGCCACCGAACTCTTCCAGCTGGCCCCCACGGAGCGGATGCAGTTGATGGAGGAAGTCACCCTGGTAGCCAAGACCCTCGCGCAGGTCTTTGACGCCCGGAAGATCAATTACGAACTGCTGGGCAATCAACTGCCGCACATCCATTGGCATCTCATCCCCCGCCTGGCGACCGACCCGGCTCCCTTGGAACCGGTCTGGCGAGTGCAACATGAGCCGATCCAACCACCAGCCCATGAGCTCCAGGCCAGCATTGAACGGATCAAAGACGCGATGGCTAAGCTGCGCTAG
- a CDS encoding tetratricopeptide repeat protein — protein sequence MRRLVGLVTILVVPLLFELPGASFAQTPDEQITDPPILESPAPAPPPQSPQQDEHRLSEWTEQERNNAVFMLSELRERVRTFPASAEDRLKLAQGLYRVGDLDAALDECRVALKLQPNNAQALLQLGIVLMAKQDGRAAATALMEAILLDPELTHAHYALGGVQYGLGNVKAAIHSYRRAIELQPNFPDARYRLALLLKLTNRDQEAAQFMEEAAAGGIPQAQFFSGNAYKSGQGVAKDLGRAIFWWNKAAEFAHQPAADALAKLRRQALSNDQTDRRRNDALEGFRTYRALLWAEFPDYSRSGDQDTVGTTLLKDHRLDEAVSILLQESYALSDVALDELARLYETGLDQHLAPFDKKMLSCIETTAAEGFVPAKKALARIYGLGLGVAPDRAKAKAALKGLPKQEAQALMNELSLP from the coding sequence ATGCGTCGTCTGGTAGGGCTCGTGACCATCCTTGTTGTTCCGCTGCTCTTCGAACTGCCCGGCGCGTCGTTCGCCCAAACGCCAGACGAACAGATTACGGATCCACCCATTCTCGAATCTCCGGCTCCGGCCCCACCACCCCAGTCCCCGCAACAAGACGAGCACCGTCTCTCTGAATGGACGGAGCAAGAGCGCAACAACGCCGTCTTCATGCTGAGTGAGTTGCGCGAACGGGTCAGGACGTTTCCCGCCAGCGCAGAAGACCGTCTCAAGTTGGCGCAAGGCCTCTACCGCGTCGGCGATCTCGACGCCGCGCTCGACGAGTGCCGCGTCGCCCTTAAGCTCCAGCCGAACAACGCCCAAGCGCTGCTGCAACTCGGCATCGTGCTCATGGCGAAACAGGACGGGCGCGCGGCCGCTACTGCCCTGATGGAAGCCATTCTCCTCGACCCCGAGCTCACCCATGCGCACTACGCGCTCGGAGGGGTCCAATACGGACTAGGCAATGTCAAAGCGGCAATTCACTCGTATCGGCGAGCCATTGAGCTGCAACCGAACTTCCCCGACGCCCGCTATCGTCTCGCCCTATTACTGAAACTGACGAACCGCGATCAGGAAGCGGCGCAATTCATGGAAGAAGCGGCCGCCGGGGGAATCCCGCAAGCGCAATTTTTTTCAGGCAATGCCTACAAGAGCGGCCAGGGGGTCGCGAAAGATCTTGGCCGGGCCATCTTCTGGTGGAATAAGGCGGCTGAGTTCGCCCACCAGCCGGCGGCGGACGCCCTGGCCAAACTCCGTCGGCAGGCCCTTTCGAACGACCAGACAGACCGGCGACGAAACGACGCCCTCGAAGGATTTCGCACCTACCGCGCCCTGCTCTGGGCGGAGTTTCCTGATTACAGCCGATCGGGCGACCAGGACACAGTAGGAACGACGCTGCTCAAAGATCATCGTCTCGACGAGGCAGTCTCGATTCTCCTCCAAGAAAGCTATGCGCTGAGCGACGTGGCGCTGGACGAACTCGCCAGACTCTACGAAACCGGGCTGGACCAGCACCTCGCCCCCTTCGACAAGAAAATGCTCAGCTGCATTGAGACCACCGCCGCCGAAGGTTTCGTCCCCGCCAAGAAAGCGCTCGCGCGCATCTACGGCCTCGGCCTCGGAGTGGCGCCGGATCGAGCCAAAGCAAAAGCCGCCCTTAAGGGCCTCCCGAAGCAAGAGGCACAGGCCCTCATGAATGAACTGAGCCTCCCATAA
- a CDS encoding sigma 54-interacting transcriptional regulator has translation MFHRHTLWRHFITSLPLQALTIGILATLLAKLLWLAAPATFTALDWTVYDTWLRHRAPIAVSPALTIIARDPVSEAQFGAGSWDRAILAQLITTAHETGAAAIGIDHRFNQASPPHLGGAASDALLLEATTAAGHLVTVFADEAPPAMDAIMQGHLILSPHSDHVARSLPFFVEHGSQTLPAFGLALFSLTKNQPLPHETGATGLVNAVGNGTLADLPTIPLSNVWGAIQRHDSTALDGWMKDKVVVILSQPPAQNLWLLPTGQSVDGMTAHLQFLNSLLTDNRLCQTGPLGRAGITMVFAAFIAWCLLRFHGSISLVFAAGVIALYAALTAAVLGGLHLVLPVALPLTAALIVLLGTTAWTHLTAGQRMMLLEQDMLRIQQDTAAVREALVLRESRADALQEDLDAAKAAAAQSAGQRQDLARATESLRAELADVQMQEQTAREQLEGLERQLHDLRAAGSESETIGDTALTQLAIECRQLGIMTRDASLLRLFRDVKKGAGSPLTVLFLGEPGTGKELFARAVHRLSPRSSRTFIAVNMAAISPELFESELFGHTKGSFTGATADRRGYFELANHGTIFLDEIGDLRLDHQSKLLRVLQEKSFYRVGATMPTTVDVRIVAATNRDLQRGVSEGWFREDLYFRLKGLVFRLPPLRERAADIPLLADVCLAEIAGQMSRPTPKLSNEALHLLTEYAWPGNVREFRHALERAVALSDDPVLTRSAFSLEGAGATPTLPLLNPSRLLPEPAGDAAVLGCLRQHGFDMQATAKTLGWDRSTVTQRLKGLCFQALVESNGDQAKAALAIAGDPTYLRTVELKLLDYHNHLLSVIAPFKTADEALADCTRRFKNLPDRHFASVDTLVRDHFAKIPPP, from the coding sequence ATGTTCCACCGGCACACACTCTGGCGGCACTTCATCACCTCGCTGCCTCTCCAAGCGCTCACGATCGGGATACTCGCGACCCTGCTGGCCAAGCTGCTCTGGCTTGCCGCTCCCGCAACATTCACGGCTCTCGACTGGACGGTCTATGACACCTGGCTGCGTCATCGCGCTCCGATTGCCGTCAGTCCTGCCCTGACGATTATCGCGCGCGATCCCGTGAGCGAAGCGCAGTTCGGAGCCGGATCTTGGGACCGGGCTATCCTGGCTCAGCTCATCACCACGGCACATGAAACCGGCGCCGCCGCCATCGGCATCGACCACCGTTTCAACCAGGCCAGTCCTCCCCATTTGGGCGGAGCCGCCAGTGACGCGCTGCTCCTGGAAGCCACGACCGCGGCTGGCCACCTCGTCACCGTCTTCGCCGACGAGGCTCCACCGGCCATGGATGCCATCATGCAAGGACACCTGATCCTGTCCCCTCATAGCGACCATGTCGCCCGTTCCCTCCCCTTCTTCGTCGAGCACGGATCTCAGACACTCCCCGCATTCGGACTGGCGCTGTTCTCTCTCACGAAAAACCAGCCTCTCCCCCACGAAACCGGCGCAACCGGCCTCGTGAACGCGGTTGGCAATGGGACACTGGCGGACTTGCCGACCATTCCACTATCCAACGTGTGGGGCGCGATCCAGCGTCACGATAGTACCGCCCTCGATGGATGGATGAAGGACAAGGTCGTCGTCATTCTGTCTCAGCCCCCCGCACAGAACCTCTGGCTGCTACCGACGGGACAGTCCGTCGATGGGATGACCGCGCATCTCCAGTTCCTCAACAGTCTCCTCACGGACAACCGGCTCTGCCAGACCGGACCGCTCGGCCGCGCCGGCATCACCATGGTATTCGCGGCGTTCATTGCCTGGTGCCTGTTGCGATTTCACGGATCCATCAGTCTCGTATTCGCCGCCGGCGTCATCGCGCTCTATGCCGCATTGACCGCCGCCGTGCTTGGCGGGCTGCATCTCGTGCTGCCGGTGGCGCTCCCCCTCACCGCCGCGCTCATCGTGTTGCTCGGCACGACCGCCTGGACGCACCTCACGGCAGGCCAACGCATGATGCTGTTGGAGCAAGACATGCTCCGCATCCAACAAGACACCGCCGCCGTGCGGGAAGCCCTCGTACTGCGGGAAAGTCGCGCCGACGCCCTACAAGAAGATTTGGATGCAGCCAAGGCCGCCGCCGCGCAATCAGCCGGCCAGCGGCAGGACCTCGCCCGCGCCACCGAATCCCTGCGGGCCGAACTGGCCGACGTGCAAATGCAGGAACAGACCGCCCGCGAACAGCTCGAAGGATTGGAGCGGCAACTCCACGATCTGCGCGCCGCCGGTTCCGAATCCGAAACCATCGGCGATACCGCGCTCACCCAACTGGCCATCGAATGTCGCCAGCTCGGGATCATGACCAGGGATGCATCACTCCTGCGCCTGTTCCGAGACGTGAAGAAGGGCGCCGGATCGCCGCTGACCGTCCTGTTCCTTGGAGAACCGGGAACCGGCAAAGAACTCTTCGCCCGCGCGGTCCATCGGCTCAGCCCCAGATCAAGCCGGACCTTCATCGCCGTGAATATGGCGGCCATCTCGCCGGAACTGTTTGAAAGCGAACTCTTCGGTCATACGAAAGGCAGTTTCACCGGCGCCACCGCCGACCGGCGCGGCTACTTCGAACTGGCCAACCACGGCACCATCTTCCTGGACGAAATCGGCGATTTACGGCTGGATCACCAGAGCAAACTCCTCCGCGTGTTACAGGAAAAATCCTTCTATCGGGTGGGGGCGACCATGCCCACGACCGTCGATGTCCGCATCGTGGCCGCGACCAATCGCGACCTGCAACGCGGGGTATCCGAAGGCTGGTTCAGAGAAGATCTCTATTTCCGGTTGAAGGGATTGGTCTTCAGGCTGCCGCCCCTCCGCGAACGGGCGGCGGATATCCCGCTTCTCGCCGACGTCTGCCTGGCCGAGATCGCCGGGCAGATGAGCCGGCCGACTCCCAAACTCTCCAATGAGGCCCTGCACTTGTTGACTGAATATGCCTGGCCAGGCAATGTCCGGGAATTCCGTCATGCACTGGAGCGAGCTGTCGCCTTAAGTGATGATCCGGTGCTGACGAGATCGGCCTTCTCCCTGGAAGGAGCTGGAGCGACACCGACGCTCCCGCTATTGAATCCGTCACGCCTACTGCCAGAACCGGCCGGGGACGCGGCCGTGCTGGGCTGCCTCAGGCAGCACGGATTCGACATGCAGGCCACGGCGAAAACCCTCGGCTGGGACCGCAGCACCGTGACACAACGCTTGAAAGGCCTCTGCTTTCAAGCCCTCGTGGAATCCAACGGCGACCAGGCCAAGGCCGCCCTCGCCATCGCCGGAGACCCGACCTATCTGAGGACCGTCGAACTCAAGCTGCTCGACTACCACAACCACCTCCTATCGGTTATCGCCCCGTTCAAGACCGCCGACGAGGCCCTGGCCGACTGCACCAGGCGTTTCAAAAACCTGCCGGACCGGCATTTTGCCTCGGTTGACACCCTCGTCCGGGATCATTTTGCCAAGATTCCACCTCCCTGA